One segment of Mycolicibacterium sp. YH-1 DNA contains the following:
- a CDS encoding fatty-acid--CoA ligase has translation MHWLNHSLVVSSDYRIPDPDRVAPLLERRQDMLAELGAHHVLVYTSTSDPERVMVIMAIHTRDTVLELLRSRVFFDWFDAVGVEDIPALFAGEVVDSVDLVGETNPSAPETMVSVVTPIEDITALIAHIHATLDDLRAAGVRNLLVFSAFDNPHEAMMVFRIDDESHARHWLRDTDLSSEWLGKAGIGAYPPVFVGRLRRVLQIAERDSTGGS, from the coding sequence ATGCATTGGCTCAACCACTCGCTCGTTGTCTCCTCGGACTACCGCATCCCCGACCCTGACCGGGTGGCGCCGCTTCTCGAGCGACGGCAGGACATGCTCGCCGAACTGGGCGCACACCACGTGCTGGTGTACACGTCGACCAGCGACCCGGAGCGGGTGATGGTGATCATGGCCATCCACACGCGTGACACCGTGCTCGAACTCCTGCGGTCGCGGGTGTTCTTCGACTGGTTCGACGCCGTCGGAGTCGAGGACATTCCCGCGCTGTTCGCGGGTGAGGTGGTCGACAGCGTCGACCTGGTCGGCGAGACCAACCCCTCCGCGCCGGAGACCATGGTTTCGGTTGTCACGCCCATCGAGGACATCACCGCGCTGATCGCGCACATTCACGCCACGCTCGATGACCTGCGGGCGGCCGGAGTGCGAAATCTCTTGGTGTTCAGCGCCTTTGACAACCCTCATGAAGCCATGATGGTGTTCCGGATCGACGATGAGAGCCATGCCCGACACTGGCTGCGCGACACCGACCTGTCCTCGGAGTGGTTGGGCAAGGCCGGCATCGGGGCTTACCCACCGGTGTTCGTCGGCAGGTTGCGGCGGGTACTGCAGATCGCCGAGCGGGACTCAACGGGCGGGTCCTGA
- a CDS encoding bacterioferritin-associated ferredoxin, with amino-acid sequence MYVCLCAGITNQAVADAVCAGARTSKDIADACGAGSECGRCRRTVRAIIDAQTAADRPAR; translated from the coding sequence ATGTATGTGTGCCTGTGCGCGGGCATCACCAACCAAGCCGTCGCCGACGCCGTGTGCGCAGGCGCACGGACGTCCAAGGACATAGCCGATGCGTGCGGCGCCGGTTCGGAGTGCGGCAGGTGCCGGCGCACCGTGCGCGCGATCATCGACGCCCAAACAGCCGCCGACCGCCCCGCCCGGTGA
- a CDS encoding HAD family phosphatase — MTPQEHLSQIAASPSDAAVGAFFDLDGTLVPGFTATVHAGHRIRRRQAGIGEMLGVIEAALRYRLGRMEFERLIVRAAGYLRGESADELAETGEYLFRSHIEDRVFDVMRDIVAAHQERGHTVALSSSALTMHVEPVARHLGIEHVICNQFAVDDRGLLTGGIVVPIVWGARKASAVRHFCADNDVTLQRSYFYADGDEDIALMREVGLPRPVNPRSGLAAEAGRLGWPVLNLTGRGGRRLFGRR, encoded by the coding sequence ATGACCCCGCAAGAACACCTGTCGCAGATCGCGGCGAGCCCATCAGATGCCGCGGTCGGAGCGTTCTTCGACCTCGACGGTACGTTGGTGCCCGGATTCACCGCGACCGTGCACGCCGGGCACCGCATCCGCAGACGTCAGGCCGGAATCGGCGAGATGCTCGGGGTGATCGAGGCGGCCCTGCGGTACCGGCTCGGACGCATGGAGTTCGAGCGGCTCATCGTTCGTGCAGCGGGATATCTGCGCGGAGAGTCGGCCGACGAGCTCGCGGAAACCGGCGAGTACCTGTTCCGGAGTCACATCGAGGACCGAGTCTTCGATGTGATGCGGGACATCGTTGCCGCCCACCAGGAGCGCGGCCACACGGTGGCGCTCAGTTCGTCCGCGCTCACCATGCATGTCGAGCCCGTCGCCCGCCACCTGGGCATCGAGCACGTCATCTGCAACCAGTTCGCCGTCGACGACCGGGGCCTGCTGACCGGCGGGATCGTGGTGCCCATCGTGTGGGGCGCACGCAAGGCCTCGGCTGTGCGTCACTTCTGCGCGGACAACGACGTGACCCTGCAGCGGAGCTACTTCTACGCCGACGGCGATGAGGACATTGCGCTGATGCGCGAGGTGGGTCTGCCCCGGCCGGTCAACCCCCGGTCCGGGCTGGCCGCCGAGGCGGGCAGGCTCGGTTGGCCGGTACTGAACCTCACCGGGCGGGGCGGTCGGCGGCTGTTTGGGCGTCGATGA
- a CDS encoding STAS domain-containing protein, protein MDEQREAAAAEATSSSASTCEVSERRVGEVAVVAPAGVVDMLTAPQLEAAIRAAVATKPTALVVDLTAVEFLASAGMGVIVATHDEVGSTTNFCVVAEGPATSRPLKLVGIADIVPLYATLDEALAALQS, encoded by the coding sequence TTGGACGAACAACGCGAAGCAGCGGCCGCGGAAGCGACCTCCTCGTCGGCATCGACGTGTGAGGTCAGCGAGCGGCGTGTTGGTGAGGTGGCCGTGGTCGCCCCCGCAGGAGTGGTCGACATGCTGACCGCCCCGCAACTCGAGGCGGCGATCCGTGCGGCCGTGGCGACGAAGCCGACGGCACTGGTCGTAGACCTGACCGCGGTCGAGTTCCTGGCCTCAGCAGGTATGGGTGTGATCGTCGCGACTCATGACGAGGTCGGTTCGACCACCAACTTCTGTGTCGTCGCCGAGGGTCCGGCCACCAGCCGACCCCTCAAACTGGTGGGAATCGCGGATATCGTGCCGCTGTACGCCACGCTCGATGAGGCACTCGCCGCACTGCAGTCATAA